In Paeniglutamicibacter kerguelensis, one genomic interval encodes:
- a CDS encoding ABC transporter substrate-binding protein, whose translation MKAGMESEHATLRNLKKRLVNGDIGRRGFLAGAMGLSASVLLSACAGGTASNAGSPGKTSNVIPLYTVENDPATLAFYNLTIENFKKDFPDMDVKVTVYADANQLQYLTTAFQNKVDVGIFSPAVSSFPDFARAGHLSNLDDLIQEIGADDFMDGTRIIVDGHDVAMPLQSNSSLVYYRKDLLEGAGLTVPKTFDEYYNAIETLHGKDGIAGMAMAVGPTPQLPLQFFAPYIYQSGHDYFDREGNVTFNNPDVLGAVEKFVSVMKFAPKSMHNAAFGDIVSAYTAGQAAFATFPGRMGAVIAERDPELAAKTGVMRIPAGDFMTGDLHFGSSQQYAIYSKTANPEMAREFLKRLTTGPDALAFAKTVPGHLLPPLKSVMAEFKKELATPKEEFFKKHGDWVQTFMDCAPNSMTASVSMGAVVDGKYEKRITNLAPFGSQIWAAPAVDGVMFQEILLENRNTKEAWQDAGKKMQDIVDSFRKSNPSWKPEII comes from the coding sequence ATGAAGGCTGGAATGGAAAGCGAACACGCAACTCTACGGAACCTCAAAAAGCGTTTGGTCAATGGAGACATTGGACGCCGAGGATTCCTTGCAGGCGCCATGGGTCTTTCGGCCTCGGTGCTCCTCAGCGCCTGTGCCGGGGGTACCGCTTCAAACGCTGGCTCGCCAGGAAAGACCAGCAACGTCATTCCGCTGTACACGGTAGAAAACGATCCGGCCACACTCGCCTTCTACAACCTGACAATTGAGAACTTCAAAAAAGACTTTCCCGACATGGACGTCAAGGTAACCGTCTACGCTGATGCCAACCAGCTCCAGTACCTCACGACAGCATTCCAGAACAAGGTGGATGTCGGAATCTTCTCCCCGGCGGTGAGTTCATTCCCCGACTTCGCTCGTGCCGGTCATCTGTCGAACCTGGATGATCTGATCCAAGAGATCGGGGCCGATGATTTCATGGACGGCACCCGCATCATCGTCGATGGACACGACGTTGCCATGCCGCTGCAATCCAATTCGTCGCTGGTCTACTACCGCAAGGATCTGTTGGAAGGTGCCGGGCTAACCGTCCCCAAGACCTTCGACGAGTACTACAACGCCATCGAAACCCTCCACGGCAAGGACGGGATCGCCGGCATGGCCATGGCAGTCGGCCCGACCCCGCAGCTGCCCCTGCAGTTCTTTGCTCCGTACATCTACCAGTCAGGCCACGACTACTTCGACCGTGAAGGCAACGTCACTTTCAACAACCCCGATGTCCTCGGCGCCGTTGAAAAATTCGTATCAGTCATGAAGTTTGCACCGAAATCCATGCACAACGCTGCATTCGGAGACATCGTTTCGGCATACACGGCCGGCCAAGCTGCCTTTGCCACATTCCCCGGACGCATGGGAGCCGTCATCGCAGAGCGTGACCCGGAACTGGCCGCAAAGACAGGCGTCATGCGCATCCCGGCCGGAGACTTCATGACCGGAGATCTGCACTTTGGCTCAAGCCAGCAGTACGCGATCTATTCGAAGACAGCCAACCCGGAGATGGCACGCGAATTCTTGAAGCGGCTGACCACAGGTCCCGATGCACTCGCCTTCGCGAAAACGGTTCCCGGCCACCTGCTCCCACCGTTGAAGAGTGTCATGGCGGAGTTCAAGAAAGAGCTGGCAACACCCAAGGAAGAATTCTTCAAGAAGCATGGCGACTGGGTTCAGACCTTTATGGATTGCGCCCCAAACTCCATGACGGCTTCCGTCAGCATGGGTGCGGTAGTCGACGGAAAGTACGAAAAACGAATCACGAATTTGGCTCCATTCGGTTCACAGATTTGGGCAGCCCCCGCAGTCGACGGCGTGATGTTCCAGGAGATCCTGTTGGAGAACCGAAACACCAAGGAAGCCTGGCAAGACGCCGGCAAGAAAATGCAAGACATCGTCGACAGCTTCCGGAAGAGTAATCCGTCATGGAAACCGGAAATCATCTAG
- a CDS encoding SLC13 family permease, which translates to MLSQVLALLIFVGIFALATLRKVHLGVIMFAAAAGVGIWLADMKLSEVIDGFPISILVLLVGVTYFFAIAQANGTVDRIIEAAIAKVGDNAFILPAVFFALTAGISAMGSPLAGLVMTPIGMPLAKKYGIDRMLMGLAIGCGLSAGGFAPTSLFGIVTYGTAHSVGIDLNPLVLFGVALGANLILLFAAYVMFGGFGLLRSQKTGGLGNAAMPRFSNRKPLPAHPFEREGLTERSRQAAQAGVQVLETVDVPVEPRAKMNATQLVTVLCMAGLVASVIALAVFDRNPDIGVLCFAFAAVMTLVDPKTGKTAVTKIDWSTVLMVGGIITFVGVLQKMGAVDMLGDAASQIGTPLIAALVICLIGGLVSAFASTTGMLAALVPLAIPLVASGDIAGWAVIAALGVCSSIVDVSPFSTVGATLVATVDEEERPRINQLLTRWGLSMVVVGPLLLVGALVVPTML; encoded by the coding sequence ATGCTTTCTCAAGTTCTTGCTCTATTGATCTTCGTGGGGATTTTCGCGCTGGCAACCCTGCGCAAGGTCCACCTGGGCGTCATCATGTTCGCCGCAGCAGCGGGAGTCGGTATCTGGCTGGCCGATATGAAGCTCAGCGAGGTGATCGACGGTTTCCCGATCTCCATCCTCGTGTTGCTGGTGGGCGTCACCTACTTCTTCGCGATCGCCCAGGCGAACGGGACGGTGGATCGGATCATCGAAGCCGCCATCGCCAAGGTGGGCGACAACGCCTTCATCCTCCCGGCGGTCTTCTTCGCGCTCACTGCCGGCATCTCCGCCATGGGATCTCCACTTGCGGGTTTGGTCATGACTCCCATCGGAATGCCGCTGGCCAAAAAGTACGGAATCGACAGGATGCTCATGGGCCTGGCGATTGGCTGCGGCCTGAGCGCAGGCGGCTTTGCACCCACCAGCCTCTTCGGAATCGTCACCTACGGCACCGCCCACTCGGTCGGCATCGACCTGAACCCGCTGGTTCTCTTCGGCGTGGCACTCGGCGCCAACCTGATACTGCTCTTCGCCGCGTACGTGATGTTCGGCGGCTTCGGATTGCTCCGCTCGCAGAAGACCGGCGGCCTGGGCAACGCCGCCATGCCGCGCTTCAGCAACAGGAAGCCGCTGCCGGCCCACCCGTTCGAACGCGAGGGCCTGACCGAACGCAGTCGCCAGGCGGCGCAGGCCGGCGTCCAGGTCCTTGAGACCGTCGATGTCCCGGTTGAGCCGCGCGCCAAGATGAACGCCACCCAGCTCGTCACCGTCTTGTGCATGGCCGGCCTGGTGGCAAGCGTCATTGCCTTGGCAGTGTTCGACCGCAACCCGGACATTGGCGTCCTGTGCTTTGCCTTCGCAGCGGTCATGACACTCGTCGACCCGAAGACCGGCAAGACCGCCGTCACCAAGATCGACTGGTCGACGGTGCTGATGGTCGGAGGAATCATCACCTTCGTGGGCGTCCTGCAGAAGATGGGCGCCGTGGACATGCTGGGCGACGCTGCAAGCCAGATCGGCACGCCCCTGATCGCGGCACTTGTCATTTGCCTGATCGGCGGCCTGGTCTCGGCGTTCGCGTCGACCACCGGCATGCTGGCGGCGCTGGTTCCCCTGGCAATCCCGCTGGTCGCCTCGGGCGACATCGCCGGATGGGCGGTCATCGCGGCACTCGGCGTTTGCTCCTCGATCGTGGACGTCTCCCCGTTCTCGACGGTCGGCGCAACCCTGGTGGCAACCGTCGACGAAGAGGAACGGCCCCGGATCAACCAGCTATTGACCCGCTGGGGACTGTCAATGGTGGTTGTCGGCCCACTGCTACTGGTGGGTGCACTCGTCGTACCGACGATGCTTTAG
- a CDS encoding FAD/NAD(P)-binding protein → MTEAGAATIRIAIVGAGPRGISVLERLSANSALAQGVSTNVTLFDPFEPGGGRVWASAQPQHLLMNTLCADATHFTDRSVQCEGPIVEGPNLYEWSRMVANGTIETVETGILAESSRMEPHRHPSRKILGHYLEWCYDKDLERLPENFTVAFEQREVTGLRRVGARTIVETESETYEFDVVVIATGHTDSLPNKQEAANLDFAADHGLYYGLPSNPISQDLSSIQPGSVIAVRGLGMNFFDYVSLLTEGRGGRFVEEADGSLTYLPSGQEPILLAGSRRGVPYRAKGLFGQMTPQFAARYLTPAIVENLASQERQLNFLEDLWPLAVKDAAYTYYRVLSEQHPEYFAGTFGDIVDGLDSFNWESAGMEAVLASAVPNQQHRIDFGAMDKPLAGKTFSTYDSFLDWWKTDLAEDYEEAVNGFHSATKCAAVAIGAARGAIRRLARYGGFTGDSYAKDVQGWIRGFAGSVASGPPARRINELKALVEAEIVCPLGPDMVVERSDGCFKAFSPAIPGIVHECVGLLEAHLPGNHAARSSSSLLRQIVEDGTGRLFQIPNPGQEPFISGALEVGHEPYALIAADGTSQEGIYVVGVPLESIHWGTQLGPLAHTNSRFLRDNDAVARAAINFGRTNIAALESAQRA, encoded by the coding sequence ATGACCGAAGCAGGTGCAGCTACGATCCGCATAGCAATTGTGGGCGCGGGACCGCGGGGGATATCCGTGCTGGAACGGCTCTCTGCGAATAGTGCGCTGGCCCAGGGCGTATCAACAAATGTCACGCTCTTCGACCCCTTCGAACCGGGAGGGGGACGGGTGTGGGCAAGCGCGCAACCGCAGCATTTGCTGATGAACACCTTGTGCGCCGACGCCACACACTTCACGGATCGTTCGGTTCAGTGCGAAGGCCCGATCGTCGAAGGCCCAAATCTCTACGAATGGTCCCGAATGGTAGCCAACGGGACCATAGAAACCGTGGAGACTGGCATCCTTGCCGAATCAAGCCGGATGGAACCCCACCGCCATCCTTCGCGAAAGATCCTTGGACACTACCTTGAGTGGTGCTACGACAAGGACCTGGAACGACTGCCTGAGAACTTTACTGTGGCATTTGAACAACGGGAAGTGACGGGCCTTCGCCGTGTCGGTGCCCGAACCATCGTGGAAACCGAATCCGAAACCTACGAGTTTGACGTTGTCGTTATCGCAACCGGGCATACGGATTCTCTGCCCAATAAACAGGAAGCAGCAAATCTTGATTTCGCGGCGGATCATGGCCTCTACTACGGGTTGCCGTCCAACCCGATAAGCCAGGACTTGAGCAGTATCCAGCCTGGATCAGTCATCGCAGTTCGCGGATTGGGCATGAACTTCTTTGACTACGTCTCACTTCTTACCGAAGGCCGAGGCGGTCGCTTTGTGGAAGAAGCGGACGGGTCGCTGACCTATCTGCCATCGGGGCAGGAGCCAATCCTTCTAGCGGGGTCGCGACGCGGAGTGCCATACCGGGCCAAGGGCCTCTTTGGCCAGATGACACCGCAGTTTGCCGCACGCTATCTGACACCGGCCATCGTTGAAAACCTTGCCTCCCAGGAACGTCAGCTCAATTTCTTGGAAGACCTTTGGCCGCTTGCTGTCAAGGATGCGGCGTATACCTACTACCGGGTCCTTTCCGAGCAGCACCCAGAGTATTTCGCCGGCACGTTCGGGGACATCGTCGATGGCCTGGACAGCTTCAACTGGGAGAGCGCTGGGATGGAAGCGGTCTTGGCAAGCGCCGTGCCAAATCAGCAGCATCGGATTGACTTCGGCGCAATGGACAAGCCGCTGGCCGGGAAAACTTTTAGCACCTATGACAGCTTCCTTGACTGGTGGAAAACCGATTTGGCTGAGGACTACGAGGAAGCAGTCAACGGGTTCCATAGCGCTACCAAGTGTGCGGCGGTCGCCATTGGTGCAGCGAGAGGGGCGATTCGCAGGTTGGCACGGTACGGAGGGTTCACAGGGGACTCTTATGCCAAGGATGTGCAGGGATGGATACGTGGCTTTGCAGGTTCAGTCGCTAGCGGTCCGCCAGCGCGGCGCATCAACGAGCTCAAGGCACTCGTGGAAGCCGAAATCGTTTGCCCACTCGGCCCCGACATGGTTGTTGAAAGATCGGACGGGTGTTTCAAGGCTTTTTCACCTGCGATTCCCGGCATTGTGCATGAATGCGTTGGATTGCTTGAAGCCCACCTACCAGGTAACCATGCCGCCCGCAGTAGTTCATCGCTGCTTCGCCAAATCGTTGAAGATGGGACTGGACGGCTTTTCCAAATCCCGAACCCGGGCCAAGAACCTTTCATATCAGGGGCGCTCGAGGTGGGGCATGAGCCGTATGCCCTGATCGCCGCAGACGGAACATCGCAAGAAGGAATCTATGTGGTGGGGGTTCCACTGGAATCCATCCACTGGGGTACACAACTAGGACCCTTGGCGCATACCAACTCTCGATTCTTGCGTGACAATGATGCCGTGGCTCGCGCCGCAATAAACTTCGGAAGGACGAACATTGCTGCATTGGAAAGTGCCCAACGCGCTTAG
- a CDS encoding enoyl-CoA hydratase/isomerase family protein, with protein MSTETLMAATECGQIALDVDGCIGRIVIDNPRQRNAMTRDMCISLVKAVQRADADPRVKVITLRGAGKDFSAGAAINELHQVLFDNGAAGQAIDRLSEADAALQSASKPTIALVEGICMGGGWQIASACDMSIASETVKLAVTPSKLGIIYPRSGIERLVQRLGADTAKYVLFSADLIPAKKAADWGLLTETVPEEEFEEFGRSLVLRIAERSQYSIHTMKALIDSMVAADDQDSAALWDAEWAQVPDGEDFRVGQAAFLAGEKPNFTWSAA; from the coding sequence ATGAGTACGGAAACCCTGATGGCCGCCACCGAGTGCGGGCAGATCGCCCTCGATGTTGATGGTTGCATCGGCCGGATCGTGATCGACAATCCGCGCCAACGCAACGCCATGACCCGGGACATGTGCATTTCCCTGGTGAAGGCAGTGCAACGGGCAGACGCCGACCCGCGGGTCAAGGTCATCACGCTGCGCGGTGCGGGAAAGGACTTCTCCGCCGGTGCCGCGATCAATGAGTTGCACCAGGTGCTCTTCGACAACGGCGCCGCCGGGCAGGCGATTGACCGGCTCAGCGAGGCCGACGCCGCGCTCCAGTCGGCATCCAAGCCAACCATTGCGTTGGTAGAAGGGATCTGCATGGGCGGCGGGTGGCAGATCGCATCGGCCTGTGACATGAGCATTGCCTCCGAAACGGTGAAACTGGCGGTAACCCCGTCCAAACTTGGCATCATCTATCCACGCAGCGGCATCGAGCGTCTGGTCCAGCGTCTGGGCGCCGACACGGCAAAATACGTGCTGTTCAGTGCAGACCTGATTCCGGCGAAGAAAGCGGCGGATTGGGGGCTGCTGACCGAAACCGTGCCGGAGGAAGAATTCGAGGAGTTCGGCCGGTCGTTGGTCTTGCGAATCGCCGAGCGCTCCCAGTACTCGATCCACACCATGAAGGCGCTCATTGATTCCATGGTTGCCGCAGATGACCAAGACAGCGCGGCGTTGTGGGATGCCGAATGGGCGCAAGTACCGGATGGCGAGGACTTCCGAGTTGGGCAGGCAGCGTTTTTGGCCGGAGAAAAACCCAATTTTACGTGGAGCGCAGCATAG
- a CDS encoding GntR family transcriptional regulator, translated as MMTSSKVSLVDRAYDLAKGRILSAQLMPDSVIDENALAAELGASKTPVRQALVRLSSEGFIRILPQRGTLVNRISANDIRHVYLLRALLEPAASEIAALKATAAQIAYLEDLDEVFQRSDENSPDLDTHSSIHVGIAALAGIPKMTKIIAELQDQMHWFLSVRAAEGGPMPPRHRHTELIDAIKSGDPHRARLITEESIARSRAQITSQMAQEQEYGLLTGKGDTR; from the coding sequence ATGATGACCTCCTCCAAGGTGTCGCTTGTCGACCGTGCCTACGACCTAGCCAAGGGTCGAATTCTCAGCGCCCAGCTCATGCCAGATTCGGTCATTGACGAGAACGCCCTTGCCGCCGAACTCGGCGCCAGCAAAACGCCTGTCCGCCAAGCACTGGTCAGGCTGTCTTCCGAGGGATTCATTCGGATACTCCCCCAACGAGGAACACTGGTAAACCGAATTTCTGCAAACGACATCCGTCATGTCTACTTGCTTCGTGCGCTCCTGGAGCCAGCTGCAAGTGAAATAGCCGCTTTGAAAGCTACAGCTGCCCAGATCGCTTATCTAGAGGACCTGGATGAAGTGTTCCAACGGAGCGATGAAAATTCCCCGGACTTGGACACCCACAGTTCCATCCACGTTGGCATTGCTGCGCTTGCGGGCATTCCAAAGATGACCAAGATTATTGCCGAATTGCAGGACCAGATGCATTGGTTCTTGTCTGTTCGTGCGGCCGAAGGTGGCCCAATGCCACCGCGACACAGGCACACTGAACTCATCGACGCTATCAAGAGTGGCGATCCACATCGTGCCCGACTAATCACCGAAGAGAGCATTGCCAGGTCACGCGCACAGATAACTTCGCAGATGGCCCAAGAGCAAGAATATGGCCTGCTTACCGGCAAGGGCGACACCCGCTAG
- a CDS encoding carbohydrate ABC transporter permease, with protein sequence MSIDVNSRAAQPIAPVSRAAAKKRSPMATLGRTLQYAALVTVVLTAIVPMYWIVVNAIRPDSEIAAYPPTIFPKELTFKHFIDLFEVYGFQQYLTNSLIVSSIATVVALVFGIMAAYAMSRFEFKGVRAVGELSLLAYLLPPILVLVPITQILFGNGLGDNRAALAVLYVATLLPFALWILRSYFSGLGIDTEEAAMIDGCTRFGAFIRVVLPQTLPGIASTAIFTFNAAWSEYLFASTLMTSNEKLPANPAVFLLMGHMGTESWGLLMAAALTIILPVMILFFMAQKWLVAGLTEGAVKG encoded by the coding sequence ATGAGTATCGACGTCAATTCACGAGCTGCCCAACCCATTGCTCCCGTCAGCAGGGCAGCTGCAAAGAAACGTAGCCCCATGGCAACCCTTGGGCGGACATTGCAATACGCCGCACTTGTCACGGTCGTCTTGACCGCTATCGTTCCCATGTACTGGATCGTCGTGAATGCGATACGTCCTGACTCGGAAATCGCCGCGTACCCGCCAACGATTTTCCCGAAGGAACTGACGTTCAAGCACTTCATCGATCTCTTTGAAGTCTACGGATTCCAGCAGTACCTCACCAACAGCCTGATCGTTTCCTCGATAGCCACCGTGGTTGCCCTGGTCTTCGGCATCATGGCGGCCTATGCAATGAGCCGGTTCGAGTTCAAGGGGGTTCGTGCCGTTGGCGAACTGTCACTTCTCGCCTACCTCTTGCCGCCCATTTTGGTCTTGGTTCCGATTACACAAATTCTCTTCGGAAATGGTCTGGGTGATAACCGCGCAGCGCTTGCGGTGCTGTACGTGGCGACCTTGCTGCCGTTTGCCCTGTGGATACTGCGCTCGTACTTCTCGGGTTTGGGAATCGATACCGAGGAAGCAGCAATGATTGATGGTTGCACCCGCTTCGGGGCATTCATTCGAGTCGTACTGCCGCAAACCCTGCCAGGAATTGCATCAACCGCAATCTTCACCTTCAACGCAGCCTGGAGCGAGTACCTATTCGCTTCCACGCTCATGACGAGCAATGAAAAGCTCCCGGCAAACCCGGCAGTGTTCCTGCTGATGGGACATATGGGTACCGAATCGTGGGGCCTGCTCATGGCAGCAGCTCTCACCATCATTCTTCCGGTCATGATTCTGTTCTTCATGGCACAAAAGTGGCTGGTTGCTGGCCTGACTGAAGGAGCTGTGAAGGGTTGA
- a CDS encoding CaiB/BaiF CoA transferase family protein has product MLPLNGIRVIDLSRALAGPYCTALLADMGAEVIKIETISGGDSSRAWPPFQGDHSLYFDSTNRNKKSISVDLYSEEGRVLLDRLLADADALVENFKPGTMEKMGLGPDRLREINPHLVVSSITGYGAAGPWKDRAGLDQVIQAASGLTSVTGKNAEETYRVGIPLVDIATGMTAAFALVSALYSRLNGNGTARVSTSLFETALGLSAFQGQTALSLNQAPVPQGNNHPTIAPYGAFATATENIVVAVATEAQWKAFCSILDRPELFDDPRFGTGRDRAINRDELNKCILKVLVDRPASEWIEAINAVGIPCGPVLNYLQAVNSEQAQALKLIADTQRADGSNLRVLRGPISVDNEPTPVRQAPPALGEHSREILDFMGLSAEQIDLLVTEGIVREPKVLSQSGVASR; this is encoded by the coding sequence TTGCTGCCATTGAACGGAATCCGAGTCATCGACCTCAGCCGAGCGCTTGCCGGCCCCTACTGCACGGCATTGCTCGCCGACATGGGTGCAGAGGTCATCAAGATCGAGACAATCAGCGGGGGAGACTCCTCGCGCGCCTGGCCTCCCTTCCAAGGGGATCACAGCCTGTACTTCGACTCGACCAACCGCAACAAGAAGTCCATCTCCGTGGATCTCTACAGCGAGGAAGGCCGGGTCCTGCTGGACCGGCTTCTGGCCGACGCCGATGCGCTGGTGGAAAACTTCAAGCCCGGTACGATGGAAAAGATGGGGCTCGGCCCGGACCGGCTGCGTGAAATCAACCCGCACCTGGTCGTCTCCTCGATCACCGGGTACGGCGCGGCCGGACCGTGGAAGGACAGGGCCGGACTGGACCAGGTGATTCAGGCGGCCTCCGGGTTGACCTCCGTGACGGGCAAGAACGCCGAGGAAACCTACCGCGTGGGGATCCCGCTGGTCGACATTGCCACGGGCATGACCGCGGCCTTCGCGTTGGTGAGCGCGCTTTACTCTCGACTGAACGGCAACGGGACCGCGCGGGTTTCCACCTCCCTGTTTGAAACCGCGCTCGGGCTCTCCGCGTTCCAGGGCCAGACCGCCCTGTCGCTGAACCAGGCGCCGGTGCCGCAGGGCAACAACCACCCGACGATTGCGCCCTACGGCGCCTTTGCCACAGCCACGGAAAACATCGTGGTGGCGGTCGCAACCGAGGCGCAGTGGAAGGCGTTCTGCTCCATCCTGGATCGCCCCGAGCTCTTCGACGACCCGCGCTTCGGCACGGGTCGGGACAGGGCGATCAATAGGGACGAGCTCAACAAGTGCATCCTGAAAGTCCTTGTTGATCGGCCGGCCAGTGAATGGATTGAGGCGATCAATGCCGTTGGCATTCCGTGTGGGCCGGTGCTCAATTACTTGCAGGCAGTCAACAGCGAACAGGCCCAGGCGCTTAAGCTCATTGCCGATACCCAGCGGGCGGATGGTTCGAACCTGCGTGTCCTCCGCGGGCCGATCAGCGTCGACAATGAGCCCACCCCGGTCAGGCAGGCACCGCCTGCGCTCGGGGAACACAGCCGAGAGATCCTGGATTTCATGGGGCTGTCCGCGGAACAGATAGATTTGCTGGTCACCGAGGGCATTGTTCGCGAACCAAAGGTGCTGAGCCAGAGCGGAGTGGCATCACGATGA
- a CDS encoding carbohydrate ABC transporter permease yields MAYLLISPALVLILVFAVYPFIVAVINSFNLVDINTGMKTPVGLENYVAIFADANTRDSFFRSISWTTSNMILQVVLGVAVAMLLNLNLKGQRIARVLVLIPYMVPAIVAALVFRFMFNDVTGVVNYVLMKVGFIDQPLNWLSDPAMMMPTLVAVNVWKYSPFFIIVVLARLQSIPKDLFEAVAIDGGGWWHRFTAVTLPSIIPVVLAGMLLRTIWTAYDFDVPYLLSNGGGPSGSAVTVPLQIRALAFDQQQLGQASALAVCTAILLTGAAYFYLRGYRKSEKASE; encoded by the coding sequence TTGGCATATCTGCTGATATCGCCGGCGTTGGTTCTTATCCTGGTCTTCGCCGTCTACCCGTTCATTGTCGCAGTCATCAACAGCTTCAACCTGGTTGACATCAACACGGGCATGAAAACCCCCGTGGGGTTGGAAAACTATGTTGCCATCTTTGCCGATGCAAATACCCGCGACTCGTTCTTCAGAAGCATCAGCTGGACAACGTCGAACATGATTCTGCAGGTTGTTTTGGGCGTCGCAGTGGCAATGCTGCTGAACCTGAACCTCAAGGGCCAACGTATCGCCCGTGTCTTGGTTCTCATCCCGTACATGGTTCCGGCCATCGTGGCTGCACTGGTCTTCAGGTTCATGTTCAACGACGTCACGGGCGTAGTCAACTATGTCCTGATGAAGGTTGGATTCATCGATCAGCCGCTCAATTGGCTTTCCGATCCAGCGATGATGATGCCGACGTTGGTTGCAGTAAATGTCTGGAAATACTCTCCGTTCTTCATCATCGTCGTCCTTGCCAGGCTTCAGTCGATCCCGAAGGACCTATTCGAGGCGGTCGCCATCGATGGTGGCGGCTGGTGGCACCGTTTCACGGCGGTAACGCTCCCCTCGATCATTCCCGTGGTGCTTGCCGGCATGCTCTTGCGTACCATCTGGACGGCGTATGACTTTGACGTTCCCTACCTGCTTTCGAATGGAGGCGGCCCTTCGGGTTCCGCAGTCACCGTGCCGCTCCAAATCAGGGCATTGGCATTCGACCAGCAGCAGTTGGGGCAAGCCTCAGCATTGGCTGTCTGCACGGCAATCTTGTTGACCGGAGCGGCGTACTTCTACCTCCGGGGCTACCGCAAGAGTGAAAAGGCATCCGAATGA
- a CDS encoding NAD/NADP octopine/nopaline dehydrogenase family protein: MSILIFGDQQAVNVAGYVASVSGEMVYLSASNQVPVVAVERDGGLVAVDVISLSVREAASQQFEAAIVVTESRRLREAIEPLRFALCGKPLLLAPGGFGGVLRVKKWFEEWSLVPPRLAETTGFPVSGTIANGNLRSHTLKHSLPFAAESLVATQELLSLFERFLPELTASDLSTTSLSNTNHMIHPSVVLLNAIRVENGEEFNFYRNGLSPAAGRLIERIDAERIEIARRVGAEALTVREWMIRFYGEEGMAGNGIVECLLNFANFERVPSPPSLDYRYIADDVPFGVAQWASLARTLGIETPAMDALLGNIELLAVGVPLEADPITTDLFLDHLALPKGV; this comes from the coding sequence TTGTCCATTCTTATTTTTGGAGACCAGCAAGCTGTCAACGTTGCTGGATATGTTGCATCCGTTTCTGGCGAGATGGTGTATCTCAGTGCAAGCAATCAAGTTCCAGTCGTAGCAGTAGAACGAGATGGCGGCTTGGTGGCAGTGGACGTCATTTCGCTATCGGTTCGGGAAGCAGCGAGCCAACAATTCGAAGCCGCAATCGTCGTCACCGAGTCGCGCAGGCTTCGTGAAGCCATTGAACCACTTCGCTTTGCGCTTTGCGGCAAGCCGCTGTTGCTTGCACCAGGCGGATTTGGTGGCGTTTTGCGGGTCAAGAAGTGGTTCGAGGAATGGTCGTTGGTTCCACCACGCCTGGCAGAGACCACCGGATTCCCCGTCTCGGGAACCATCGCGAACGGAAACCTTAGATCTCACACACTCAAGCATTCCCTCCCGTTCGCCGCTGAATCGCTTGTTGCGACACAGGAACTATTGAGCTTGTTCGAGCGCTTCCTGCCGGAACTTACCGCGAGCGATTTGAGCACAACGTCTCTGTCCAACACGAACCATATGATTCACCCCAGCGTGGTGCTACTCAACGCGATCCGTGTTGAGAATGGCGAAGAATTCAATTTCTACCGCAATGGGTTGTCACCTGCCGCTGGACGTCTCATCGAACGAATAGATGCCGAACGAATCGAAATTGCTCGACGCGTCGGAGCCGAGGCACTCACCGTTCGTGAATGGATGATTCGTTTCTACGGGGAAGAAGGCATGGCGGGCAATGGAATTGTCGAGTGCCTGCTCAACTTCGCCAATTTCGAGCGGGTTCCATCCCCACCAAGTCTCGACTACCGGTATATCGCTGACGACGTCCCATTCGGCGTGGCGCAGTGGGCTTCCTTGGCCAGGACCTTGGGGATAGAAACACCGGCAATGGACGCGTTGCTCGGCAACATAGAACTTCTCGCGGTTGGCGTCCCCCTGGAAGCCGATCCGATTACCACCGACCTGTTCCTCGATCACCTCGCACTACCCAAAGGAGTCTGA